In a genomic window of Arthrobacter woluwensis:
- a CDS encoding low temperature requirement protein A → MSTARLGLRRMTPRDPFESFRAASPLELFFDLVFVVAVSMISAQLHHFYAENHVGEGIVAFLLVFFGIWWAWMNFTWFATSFDTDDWLYRILTIIQMAGALVLAGGVGAAMSEGDFTVVTLGYLVMRVPLVCQWLRAAASSPELRVTALRYAGGVAVVQVLWLLRLLLPGQIGFWGFVILVLAEVSVPVWAETARKTPWHPSHIAERYGCFTLIVLGESILASTGAVVDAAAAQEHLGALLPIAACGLVLAAGMWWIYFSREHHEHFGSLRNALTFGYGHYLVFAAAASFSAGIEVAIDFADGHAELGRVAAAATLTVPIALFVLTTWFITLRKSLPRPTSLLFLVLTVLLAACALVPGENTLGSMVAASLVMILLVVLLELPATLAASERIEELEEADGAGA, encoded by the coding sequence ATGAGCACCGCCCGACTTGGACTCCGGCGCATGACGCCCCGCGACCCCTTCGAGTCGTTCCGCGCCGCAAGCCCGCTGGAACTGTTCTTCGACCTGGTGTTCGTGGTGGCGGTGTCGATGATCTCCGCGCAGCTGCACCACTTCTACGCCGAAAACCATGTGGGGGAGGGGATCGTGGCCTTCCTCCTGGTGTTCTTCGGCATCTGGTGGGCGTGGATGAACTTCACCTGGTTCGCCACCTCCTTCGACACGGATGACTGGTTGTACCGCATCCTGACGATCATCCAGATGGCCGGTGCCCTGGTCCTGGCCGGCGGTGTCGGGGCGGCGATGTCCGAGGGAGACTTCACCGTCGTGACCCTGGGGTACCTCGTGATGCGGGTGCCGCTGGTCTGCCAATGGCTCCGCGCCGCGGCGTCCAGCCCGGAGCTCAGGGTCACCGCGCTGCGTTACGCCGGCGGGGTGGCGGTGGTCCAGGTGCTGTGGCTGCTCAGGCTCCTGCTGCCGGGGCAGATCGGGTTCTGGGGATTCGTGATCCTGGTGCTGGCCGAGGTGTCGGTGCCGGTGTGGGCCGAGACAGCGCGCAAGACCCCCTGGCACCCCAGCCACATTGCGGAGCGGTACGGCTGCTTCACCCTGATCGTGCTGGGCGAGTCGATCCTGGCGTCCACGGGTGCGGTCGTCGACGCCGCGGCCGCCCAGGAGCATCTCGGAGCCCTGCTGCCGATCGCCGCGTGTGGCCTGGTCCTCGCGGCGGGGATGTGGTGGATCTACTTCTCCCGCGAGCATCACGAGCACTTCGGCAGCCTCCGGAACGCGCTGACCTTCGGCTACGGCCACTACCTGGTGTTCGCCGCCGCGGCCTCGTTCTCGGCGGGGATCGAGGTGGCGATCGACTTCGCGGACGGGCACGCCGAGCTGGGCCGGGTGGCCGCCGCGGCCACGCTCACCGTGCCGATCGCGCTCTTCGTGCTCACCACCTGGTTCATCACGCTGCGGAAGTCGCTTCCGCGCCCCACCAGCCTGCTCTTCCTGGTGCTGACCGTGCTCCTGGCGGCCTGTGCGCTGGTGCCCGGGGAGAACACCCTCGGCTCGATGGTGGCCGCCTCCCTCGTCATGATCCTGCTGGTGGTGCTGCTGGAGCTGCCGGCCACCCTGGCGGCGTCGGAGCGCATCGAGGAACTCGAGGAGGCGGACGGGGCAGGGGCCTGA
- a CDS encoding SGNH/GDSL hydrolase family protein, with protein MTHTDFSSLPAGATWVFTGDSITQGVYHTHGARSWVELVHERIRWECDRLDDVVINTGVSGWTVPLIADRFDHLIGRFAPQVVSIALGTNDAHSGVGHLDEFETQLAALSRQAQELGAQVVLHTPVLTLPDAPENRRRALPRYAERVRRVASALGATLVDHERHWQERFGQALPTPWMDDHTHPNSVGHREMANTTLLALGLGVLEERP; from the coding sequence ATGACGCACACGGACTTTTCTTCCCTGCCTGCCGGTGCAACCTGGGTCTTCACCGGCGACAGCATCACGCAAGGCGTGTATCACACGCACGGAGCGCGCTCCTGGGTCGAGCTGGTGCACGAGCGCATTCGATGGGAATGTGACCGCCTCGACGACGTCGTGATCAACACGGGCGTTTCGGGTTGGACTGTTCCCCTCATCGCGGATCGATTCGATCATTTGATCGGCCGATTCGCTCCGCAGGTGGTCAGCATCGCGCTTGGCACGAACGACGCGCACTCGGGAGTCGGACACTTGGATGAATTCGAAACCCAGTTGGCGGCCCTCTCCCGCCAGGCCCAGGAACTAGGGGCCCAGGTCGTGCTTCACACCCCGGTTCTCACATTGCCCGACGCCCCCGAGAACCGTCGCCGCGCACTGCCGCGCTACGCGGAGCGTGTGCGCCGCGTCGCCAGTGCGCTCGGGGCTACTCTCGTCGACCACGAGCGGCATTGGCAGGAGCGTTTCGGTCAAGCGCTCCCGACTCCCTGGATGGACGATCACACCCATCCGAACAGCGTGGGTCATCGCGAGATGGCCAACACCACGCTGCTTGCCCTGGGTCTGGGCGTACTCGAGGAACGTCCTTGA
- a CDS encoding cation:proton antiporter — protein MDQLAVTLIELGAVVFVLGLLARLAGRVGMSPIPFYLLGGLGFGAGGIIQLDGVREFSHLSGEIGVILLLLMLGLEYTADELFTGLRKSWQAGVLDAVLNAIPGAAVALLLGWGPVGALVMAGVTYISSSGIAAKTLTDLGRLGNRETPVVLSVLVFEDLAMAVYLPILTATLAGVGFFGGLQAVAIALAVITVVLLVAMKHGQRVSAIVHSENAEVFLLTVLGAALLVAGLASALQVSAAVGAFMLGIAISGATAHNATRMLEPLRDLFAAIFFVAFGLSTDATSIPPVLGWALLLAVATTATKMLTGWWAAGRAGIGKPGRVRAGAALVARGEFSIVIAGLAVASGAVPGQMAALASSYVLIMAVLGPLIARFIESWAKPFIKPRKAPVAGAGTSA, from the coding sequence GTGGACCAACTCGCGGTGACCCTGATCGAGTTGGGGGCCGTGGTCTTCGTACTCGGCCTCCTGGCCCGGCTTGCCGGACGGGTGGGCATGTCCCCCATCCCGTTCTACCTGCTGGGAGGCCTGGGCTTCGGCGCGGGCGGGATCATCCAGCTCGACGGTGTCCGCGAGTTCAGCCACCTTTCGGGCGAGATCGGCGTGATCCTCCTGCTGCTGATGCTCGGCCTAGAGTACACCGCGGATGAGCTTTTCACCGGCCTCAGGAAATCCTGGCAGGCCGGTGTGCTCGACGCCGTGCTGAACGCCATCCCGGGCGCGGCCGTGGCACTCCTGCTCGGCTGGGGTCCGGTCGGCGCGCTCGTGATGGCCGGCGTCACCTACATCTCGTCGTCGGGGATCGCCGCGAAGACCCTCACCGATCTGGGACGGCTCGGCAACCGCGAGACGCCTGTGGTCCTCTCCGTGCTGGTGTTCGAGGACCTCGCCATGGCCGTCTATCTCCCCATCCTGACGGCCACGCTGGCCGGCGTGGGCTTCTTCGGCGGGCTGCAGGCGGTGGCCATCGCGCTGGCGGTCATCACGGTGGTGCTCCTGGTCGCGATGAAGCACGGGCAGCGCGTCTCGGCGATCGTGCACAGCGAGAACGCCGAAGTCTTCCTGCTCACGGTGCTCGGCGCGGCCCTCCTGGTGGCGGGCCTCGCCTCGGCGCTTCAGGTGTCCGCCGCCGTGGGCGCGTTCATGCTGGGCATCGCCATCTCCGGCGCGACGGCGCACAACGCCACCCGGATGCTGGAGCCGCTGCGCGACCTCTTCGCCGCCATCTTCTTCGTGGCGTTCGGCCTCAGCACCGACGCGACGTCCATCCCACCGGTCCTCGGCTGGGCGCTGCTCCTGGCCGTCGCGACCACCGCCACCAAGATGCTCACGGGCTGGTGGGCCGCGGGACGGGCCGGGATCGGCAAGCCGGGTCGCGTGCGCGCGGGCGCGGCGCTCGTGGCGCGCGGCGAGTTCTCCATCGTCATCGCGGGCCTCGCGGTCGCCTCCGGCGCGGTGCCGGGACAGATGGCCGCCCTCGCCTCGTCCTACGTGCTCATCATGGCGGTCCTCGGGCCGCTGATCGCCCGGTTCATCGAAAGCTGGGCCAAGCCCTTCATCAAACCCCGCAAAGCGCCGGTGGCCGGAGCCGGAACCTCGGCCTGA
- a CDS encoding VOC family protein produces MRYAKSMFYVDNAKDAAEFFGTAFGLQTQVYGEGYAEVAAGDTKLAFGTLEAAGNHLPGQPLEVADPARVTGVLSFVADDVDAAYQQAVTAGAESLVEPTDREWGQRAAFVRAPGGLVLEIGNFA; encoded by the coding sequence ATGCGCTACGCCAAGAGCATGTTCTACGTCGACAACGCCAAGGACGCCGCCGAGTTCTTCGGCACCGCCTTCGGACTGCAGACCCAGGTCTACGGCGAGGGCTACGCCGAGGTCGCCGCGGGTGACACCAAGCTCGCCTTCGGCACTCTCGAGGCCGCCGGCAACCACCTTCCCGGGCAGCCGCTCGAGGTCGCCGACCCCGCCCGGGTCACGGGCGTGCTCAGCTTCGTCGCCGACGACGTCGACGCCGCCTACCAGCAGGCCGTCACCGCGGGCGCGGAGTCGCTCGTGGAGCCCACCGACCGCGAATGGGGCCAGCGCGCCGCCTTCGTCCGCGCGCCCGGCGGCCTCGTCCTGGAAATCGGCAACTTCGCCTGA
- a CDS encoding MFS transporter, translated as MRAKLLILASAIGSLGWGAVLPYQYAYAAETRGWGALLAAAAASLFSLGALFASPVAGRLADRFNPVLVAVLAQLIGAVAVGSLMFVQEPGTFLLGMLVFGLGLAGAVPAKQVLALEWSSSADRRKVFAYKFTGESLGMAAGAFLAGLVVDLGRADGLTVGFLMAAGGFVISSAIIALAGSLGRGTAPVPDGVASTTDQALDDGGRRRGALRLIFADPAMRWTAVVTIALALGFYAQFESGLPAYALTVLNAEPSVIGTAAAVNCLVIVALQLVVVKLTAKRPAATLLMAVGSVWLVSWLLLSVAQFMPGIASALFVMTYGIFAVGETVYSPVLNPLTASLAPAGMVGQTLGVVAALQTAFSAAGPLIAGVLLGAGLGDAFLIMHLVISVVAIFAAWRIRQVLAARSRAGIPIRSDEALAA; from the coding sequence ATGCGCGCGAAGCTTTTGATCCTCGCGTCCGCCATCGGTTCTCTCGGCTGGGGAGCCGTTCTTCCCTATCAGTACGCCTATGCCGCGGAAACGCGCGGCTGGGGCGCCCTGCTGGCCGCCGCGGCAGCCTCCCTGTTCTCCCTCGGGGCGCTCTTCGCCTCGCCGGTGGCCGGGCGGCTCGCGGACCGCTTCAACCCGGTCCTGGTGGCCGTGCTGGCACAGCTGATCGGCGCGGTGGCGGTCGGTTCGCTGATGTTCGTCCAGGAGCCCGGCACCTTCCTGCTCGGCATGCTGGTGTTCGGCCTCGGCCTGGCCGGCGCGGTCCCGGCGAAGCAGGTCCTCGCGCTCGAGTGGTCCTCCAGCGCCGACCGCCGCAAGGTCTTCGCCTACAAATTCACGGGCGAGTCCCTCGGCATGGCCGCGGGCGCGTTCCTGGCCGGCCTGGTGGTCGACCTCGGCCGCGCCGACGGTCTGACCGTCGGCTTCCTCATGGCCGCCGGCGGTTTCGTGATCTCCTCGGCGATCATCGCACTGGCCGGAAGCCTCGGCCGCGGCACCGCCCCGGTGCCCGACGGCGTCGCCTCCACCACCGATCAGGCGCTCGACGACGGCGGCCGCCGCCGTGGCGCCCTGCGGCTCATCTTCGCGGACCCCGCCATGCGCTGGACCGCCGTCGTGACGATCGCGCTCGCCCTCGGGTTCTACGCCCAGTTCGAGTCCGGCCTGCCCGCCTACGCGCTCACGGTGCTGAACGCCGAACCGTCCGTGATCGGAACCGCCGCGGCCGTGAACTGCCTGGTGATCGTGGCGCTGCAGCTCGTCGTCGTGAAGCTGACGGCCAAGCGGCCCGCCGCGACCCTGCTCATGGCGGTCGGTTCGGTCTGGCTGGTGTCCTGGCTGCTGCTCTCGGTGGCGCAGTTCATGCCCGGGATCGCATCGGCGCTGTTCGTCATGACGTACGGGATCTTCGCGGTGGGGGAGACGGTGTACAGCCCGGTGCTGAACCCGCTCACGGCGTCGCTGGCGCCCGCCGGCATGGTCGGCCAGACCCTGGGCGTGGTCGCGGCGCTGCAGACGGCGTTCTCCGCGGCCGGCCCGCTGATCGCCGGCGTGCTGCTGGGTGCGGGACTCGGGGACGCGTTCCTGATCATGCACCTGGTGATCAGCGTGGTGGCGATCTTCGCGGCCTGGCGCATCCGCCAGGTGCTGGCCGCGCGTTCCCGCGCAGGAATCCCGATCCGGTCGGACGAGGCGCTCGCCGCCTGA
- a CDS encoding MarR family winged helix-turn-helix transcriptional regulator — translation MSPRKPSAQEEHRRSVAAYVAAGGEETVQRVITAVQSLNRKLDQWYARQLADLDVTAGEWGVVTALVKAKEPLTPSQLADLSNVAPSSMTHRLDKLALRGLVERTQDPGNRTRVFVSLTEEGRQLFNLAIKGSSVVETDVLQDLSSPEMKELARMLEVVIARLDDIEA, via the coding sequence ATGTCCCCTCGCAAGCCCAGTGCCCAGGAAGAACACCGCCGGAGCGTCGCGGCCTATGTCGCGGCCGGCGGCGAAGAGACCGTGCAGCGGGTCATCACCGCCGTGCAGTCCCTCAACCGGAAGCTGGACCAGTGGTACGCCCGTCAGTTGGCCGATCTGGACGTCACAGCGGGCGAATGGGGCGTGGTCACCGCACTGGTGAAGGCGAAGGAGCCCCTCACGCCGAGTCAGCTCGCGGACCTGAGCAACGTCGCGCCGTCGTCGATGACGCATCGCCTGGACAAGCTCGCGCTGCGCGGACTGGTCGAACGCACGCAGGACCCCGGCAACCGCACCCGCGTGTTCGTGAGCCTCACCGAGGAGGGCCGTCAGCTCTTCAACCTCGCGATCAAGGGGTCGAGCGTCGTGGAGACGGATGTGCTTCAGGACCTCAGCAGCCCGGAGATGAAGGAACTGGCCCGGATGCTGGAGGTCGTGATCGCGCGGCTGGACGACATCGAGGCGTAG
- a CDS encoding sigma-70 family RNA polymerase sigma factor: MENMESELELATRFDQERPRLLGIAQRILGPSGPLGAEDAVQEAWFRLARLDDDVDNLPAWLTTVVSRICLDALRSHARHEALAETLAGQLDEVAPGPEEQAQLDDSLSVALLVVLDTLSPAERVAFVLHDLFGAPFEEVAAATGRSAAAARQLASRARRRVRGQAGPEPSASSDDLPESPTADAADGARAPREVVEAFMTAAKGGDLAALVRLLDPDVVMTSDAAAAAMGSPALKLGRDEVSGFFNGKAKAARFAMLGGEPGLVWQYRGVVQVAFTFQLRDGVIHAVRLIGDREELDRLTA; this comes from the coding sequence ATGGAGAACATGGAATCCGAGCTCGAACTCGCCACCCGCTTCGACCAGGAGCGCCCCCGTCTGCTGGGCATCGCCCAGAGGATCCTCGGACCGTCCGGCCCACTCGGCGCCGAGGACGCCGTCCAGGAGGCCTGGTTCCGTCTCGCCCGGCTGGACGACGACGTCGACAACCTCCCTGCCTGGCTCACCACCGTGGTGAGCCGCATCTGTCTCGACGCCCTCCGCTCCCATGCACGGCACGAGGCGCTGGCGGAGACGCTCGCCGGACAGCTCGACGAGGTCGCGCCCGGGCCGGAAGAACAGGCCCAGCTGGACGACTCCCTGAGCGTGGCGCTCCTGGTCGTCCTGGACACGCTGAGCCCGGCGGAGCGGGTCGCGTTCGTCCTCCACGACCTCTTCGGCGCACCGTTCGAGGAGGTCGCCGCGGCCACCGGACGGTCCGCCGCGGCCGCGCGGCAGCTGGCCAGCCGCGCACGACGCCGGGTGCGCGGCCAGGCCGGACCGGAGCCGTCGGCGTCGTCGGACGACCTCCCTGAGAGCCCGACGGCGGACGCCGCCGACGGAGCACGGGCACCCCGGGAGGTGGTCGAGGCGTTCATGACGGCGGCGAAGGGCGGCGACCTGGCCGCGCTGGTCAGGCTGCTGGATCCCGACGTCGTCATGACCTCGGATGCGGCCGCCGCGGCGATGGGTTCCCCGGCCCTCAAACTCGGACGGGACGAGGTCTCCGGTTTCTTCAACGGCAAGGCCAAGGCCGCCCGCTTCGCGATGCTCGGCGGCGAACCCGGCCTCGTGTGGCAGTACCGCGGCGTGGTCCAGGTGGCGTTCACCTTCCAGCTCCGCGACGGCGTCATCCATGCGGTGCGCCTGATCGGCGACCGCGAGGAACTGGACCGTCTGACGGCGTAG
- a CDS encoding MFS transporter, which produces MSPEATYNAGSEHASQETGRRRGMVLAWASWDWGSASFNAVMTTFVFTVYLTSKAFGGEDHASGVLGLGFGLAGFAIALLAPVTGQRADAGGRRKLWLGIYSAVVVILMALCFFVRPEPEYLLLGVILISVGHVFFELAGVNYNAMLTQISTPATIGRVSGFGWAAGYLGGIVALLLVLQLFVQPAFHWFGASTDDALNIRLVALFSAVWFGVFALPVFFRVPEPPVQPGEARVGFLQSYVVLVRRIRALFRRSPHTIYFLLASAVFRDGLAAVFTFGGVIAAGTFGFQLKDVIFFAVFGNVVAAAGAILGGFLDDRIGPKRVIELSLVGLLVAGTAILILGNSEYSFFGMQWHGKLTFWVFGLLLCLFVGPAQASARAFLGRLAPDGEVGELFGLYATTGRAVSFLAPTLFTISIAVASRYVAEGQAQRWGILGIMVVLLAGLLVLIPVKAPAKDKVTA; this is translated from the coding sequence ATGAGCCCCGAAGCGACTTACAACGCCGGTAGCGAACACGCGTCGCAGGAGACCGGACGGCGGCGGGGCATGGTCCTGGCCTGGGCCTCGTGGGATTGGGGCTCGGCCTCGTTCAACGCGGTCATGACGACGTTCGTTTTCACCGTTTACCTGACGTCCAAAGCATTCGGCGGCGAGGACCACGCGTCCGGAGTCCTGGGTCTCGGTTTCGGGCTGGCGGGCTTCGCGATCGCCCTGCTCGCCCCCGTGACGGGCCAGCGCGCGGATGCGGGCGGTCGGCGGAAGCTCTGGCTCGGCATCTACAGCGCCGTGGTGGTCATCCTCATGGCGCTGTGCTTCTTCGTGCGGCCCGAGCCCGAGTACCTCCTGCTCGGCGTGATCCTCATCAGCGTGGGGCACGTGTTCTTCGAACTGGCCGGGGTCAACTACAACGCCATGCTGACCCAGATCTCGACTCCGGCGACCATCGGGCGGGTCTCCGGCTTCGGCTGGGCCGCCGGGTACCTGGGCGGGATCGTGGCGCTGCTGCTGGTGCTCCAGCTGTTCGTCCAGCCCGCGTTCCACTGGTTCGGCGCGTCGACCGACGACGCCCTCAACATCCGCCTCGTGGCGCTCTTCTCCGCGGTGTGGTTCGGGGTGTTCGCGCTGCCGGTGTTCTTCCGGGTGCCGGAACCCCCGGTTCAGCCGGGCGAGGCGCGGGTGGGTTTCCTGCAGTCCTATGTGGTGCTCGTCCGGCGGATCCGGGCCCTGTTCCGGCGGTCCCCGCACACCATCTACTTCCTCCTGGCGAGCGCGGTGTTCCGGGATGGCCTCGCGGCGGTGTTCACCTTCGGCGGGGTGATCGCGGCCGGGACGTTCGGCTTCCAGCTCAAGGACGTCATCTTCTTCGCGGTCTTCGGGAACGTGGTGGCCGCGGCGGGTGCGATCCTGGGCGGCTTCCTGGACGACCGCATCGGGCCGAAGCGCGTCATCGAGCTGTCCCTGGTGGGCCTCCTCGTGGCGGGGACGGCCATCCTGATCCTGGGCAACAGCGAATATTCCTTCTTCGGCATGCAGTGGCACGGCAAGCTGACGTTCTGGGTGTTCGGGCTGCTGCTCTGCCTGTTCGTGGGGCCGGCGCAGGCCTCCGCACGGGCATTCCTGGGGCGGCTGGCCCCCGACGGCGAGGTGGGCGAGCTCTTCGGCCTCTACGCCACGACGGGCCGCGCGGTGTCCTTCCTGGCGCCCACGCTCTTCACCATCTCCATCGCCGTGGCGTCGCGGTACGTCGCGGAGGGCCAGGCGCAGCGCTGGGGGATCCTCGGCATCATGGTGGTGCTCCTGGCCGGCCTGCTGGTCCTGATCCCGGTCAAGGCCCCGGCGAAGGACAAGGTCACCGCCTGA
- a CDS encoding cation:proton antiporter regulatory subunit, with amino-acid sequence MHVDETDLPGLGVRKDFMTASGRRIGVVVHRDGTTEFIVSTWDDPDTCQASIPLTGQETTTLAQLLGGQLIVNQLTEEHRDVPGIVTRQFSILQDSPFRDRPMGAASIRTRSGVSIVAIMREGEVIPSPGPDVVLHRGDLLVAVGTLEGLDRAAEILRKG; translated from the coding sequence ATGCACGTGGATGAAACCGACCTCCCCGGACTCGGGGTGCGGAAAGACTTCATGACCGCCAGCGGCCGCAGGATCGGCGTGGTGGTCCACCGTGATGGAACCACGGAGTTCATCGTCTCCACCTGGGACGACCCGGACACTTGCCAGGCCTCCATCCCCCTCACGGGGCAGGAGACCACCACCCTCGCTCAGCTGCTGGGCGGCCAGCTCATCGTCAACCAGCTCACGGAAGAGCACCGGGACGTCCCGGGCATCGTGACGCGCCAGTTCTCCATCCTCCAGGATTCGCCCTTCCGGGACCGCCCCATGGGTGCAGCCTCGATCCGCACCCGCAGCGGCGTCTCGATCGTGGCGATCATGCGGGAAGGCGAGGTCATCCCTTCGCCCGGTCCCGACGTCGTGCTCCACCGTGGTGACCTGCTCGTGGCGGTGGGAACGCTCGAAGGCCTGGACAGGGCCGCCGAAATCCTCCGCAAGGGATAG
- a CDS encoding LysR family transcriptional regulator: MKLERLEYFLALAEELHFGRAATRLRLSQPALSQQIKRLESELGVMLCERDAQGVRLTEPGRRLASGGAAVLSSYEALRNEVIAIGRGASGVLRLALTRSDGDAVGRALVTEFQRLHPGVEVQTEAGWTSWNLEQLVRGDIDAALVRMPVSQQGVRVDQLGVSEIVAVLPAHHPLARRRVLNAADLAEETLIFWPRKQAPGAHDALLQELFGAGIRPVLRSEPDADNILAAVRANGGIGLLDRARVGRVRGLVTRKLTPSPHLGLGLAWRPEQSSPQRDAFLACVLPKRGSLDGPSTARRE; encoded by the coding sequence GTGAAGCTCGAACGGCTGGAGTACTTCCTGGCTCTGGCGGAAGAACTGCATTTCGGTCGCGCTGCGACGCGGCTGCGGTTGTCGCAGCCCGCACTCTCCCAGCAGATCAAACGTCTCGAGTCCGAGCTCGGGGTGATGCTTTGTGAGCGTGATGCCCAGGGCGTCCGCCTCACGGAGCCCGGACGTCGGCTGGCGAGCGGCGGGGCCGCAGTGCTGTCCTCCTATGAGGCTCTGCGCAACGAGGTCATCGCTATCGGCCGTGGAGCCTCAGGCGTCCTGCGCCTGGCACTGACTCGATCCGATGGTGATGCCGTCGGCCGTGCGTTGGTGACCGAATTCCAGAGGCTGCATCCCGGGGTGGAGGTGCAGACCGAGGCAGGATGGACGTCGTGGAATCTTGAACAACTCGTGCGCGGCGACATCGATGCCGCGCTCGTCCGCATGCCTGTCTCCCAACAGGGGGTCCGTGTCGACCAGCTCGGCGTCTCGGAGATCGTCGCGGTACTGCCTGCTCATCACCCCTTGGCGCGGCGGCGCGTCCTGAACGCCGCTGATCTGGCTGAAGAGACCTTGATCTTCTGGCCCCGGAAGCAGGCCCCTGGGGCACACGACGCGCTCCTCCAGGAGCTTTTCGGCGCGGGCATCCGCCCAGTGCTGCGAAGCGAGCCCGACGCCGACAACATTCTCGCGGCGGTGCGCGCTAACGGGGGTATTGGTCTGCTGGACCGGGCGAGGGTCGGCCGCGTCAGGGGACTCGTGACGCGGAAGCTGACACCCTCCCCGCATCTCGGCCTAGGGCTCGCCTGGCGCCCCGAGCAGTCCAGTCCGCAAAGAGATGCCTTTCTGGCATGCGTGCTGCCAAAGCGGGGTTCACTTGACGGGCCCTCCACGGCCAGGCGGGAATGA
- a CDS encoding MFS transporter, with translation MTIPQLPQSPARTPWSQHTLLYALFFLMGAELFLISPLLATIAADFRVPDGEAAWTVSGYVLGYALSSPVLAALTDRRRRRTVILAGAALFAVGDVACASAPSAPLLALAHALSGVGGGLAAPAVWAYLGETASADQRGRAIAMGAASYAAGQILGVPLGTFLSAHLGWRVAFLAISAGVIMVAALIALRLKEPDPADRRRLRPREAIRHSLGLWTRRPFTTVLTATALSQAARIGTYSYIGVLFADRFGFTLTELGTLGAIVGVGSLSGSLAIGPVIDVWHRRGRSIPFLLGACAFLLAIAIGIALTTSSLAVAIPVLFLWCAAGGACFSTTQAFLSLRFSDARAAAVSWNNAAMNGGVALGTAALGTAAVGSATFDMIAIALALAAAIAAAMAGQRRRVP, from the coding sequence GTGACTATTCCGCAGCTCCCTCAATCACCGGCCCGGACTCCGTGGTCGCAGCACACACTTCTGTACGCCCTGTTCTTCCTCATGGGCGCCGAACTATTCCTCATCTCCCCACTCCTGGCCACGATCGCCGCCGACTTCCGCGTCCCGGACGGAGAGGCGGCGTGGACGGTGAGCGGATATGTCCTCGGCTATGCGCTGTCGAGCCCGGTGCTCGCCGCGCTGACTGACCGCCGACGCCGGCGCACAGTCATCCTCGCAGGCGCCGCGCTCTTCGCCGTCGGGGACGTGGCCTGCGCTTCGGCGCCCTCGGCACCCCTGCTCGCTCTCGCCCACGCGCTGAGCGGTGTCGGCGGTGGCTTGGCCGCCCCGGCCGTCTGGGCGTATCTCGGGGAAACCGCCTCAGCGGATCAGCGTGGCCGCGCCATCGCGATGGGAGCCGCGTCATACGCCGCCGGCCAGATCCTCGGCGTGCCACTCGGGACCTTTCTCTCCGCACATCTCGGCTGGCGGGTGGCGTTTCTCGCGATCTCCGCAGGAGTCATCATGGTGGCGGCCTTGATCGCCCTGCGGCTGAAGGAACCAGACCCTGCTGACCGCCGGCGCCTTCGTCCTCGCGAGGCGATCCGTCACTCCCTCGGCCTATGGACGCGCCGCCCGTTCACCACCGTCCTCACCGCCACGGCGCTCAGCCAGGCCGCACGAATCGGAACCTACAGCTACATCGGCGTCCTGTTCGCGGATCGCTTCGGTTTCACCCTCACCGAACTGGGGACGCTTGGCGCGATCGTCGGCGTGGGATCCCTCAGCGGTTCACTCGCGATCGGTCCTGTCATCGATGTGTGGCATCGCCGAGGTCGATCGATCCCGTTCCTGCTCGGAGCCTGCGCATTCCTGCTCGCGATCGCGATCGGGATCGCTCTCACGACGTCGTCCCTCGCGGTCGCCATCCCCGTGCTCTTCCTCTGGTGCGCTGCCGGGGGCGCCTGCTTCAGCACCACCCAGGCATTTCTCTCGCTCCGGTTCTCGGACGCCCGGGCCGCCGCCGTCAGCTGGAACAACGCGGCGATGAACGGCGGCGTCGCCCTCGGCACGGCGGCGCTCGGGACAGCCGCCGTCGGCTCGGCGACATTCGACATGATTGCGATCGCCCTCGCACTGGCAGCTGCCATCGCAGCCGCAATGGCCGGTCAGCGACGCCGGGTCCCGTGA